The following proteins are co-located in the Pelecanus crispus isolate bPelCri1 chromosome 5, bPelCri1.pri, whole genome shotgun sequence genome:
- the YIPF1 gene encoding protein YIPF1 isoform X2 produces MATVDDLKFQANPDATTISIDEPVEIPKNQHGRLQESGREEDDELLGTDDSDKTELLAGQKKSAPFWTFEYYQTFFDVDTYQVLDRIKGSVFPVPGKNFVRLYIRSNPDLYGPFWICATLVFTIAVSGNLSNFFIHLGKPTYHYVPEFRKVSIAATTIYAYAWLVPLALWGFLMWRNSKVMNIVSYSFLEIVCVYGYSLFIYIPTAILWIIPQKVVRWVLVMFSLCLSGSVLVMTFWPAVRDDNRRIALATVGTIVLLHALLAVGCLAYFFDAPELDFPAPIIPAHNGTTVVTKSQ; encoded by the exons CAAATCCTGATGCTACCACAATAAGCATTGACGAGCCAGTTGAAATCCCCAAGAATCAGCACGGCCGTCTGCAGGAgtcagggagggaagaggatgATGAACTACTGGGGACCGATGACTCCGATAAAACGGAG CTGCTTGCAGGACAGAAGAAAAGTGCCCCTTTCTGGACATTTGAGTACTACCAGACGTTCTTCGATGTGGACACTTACCAG GTCCTGGACAGAATCAAAGGTTCGGTTTTCCCAGTACCAGGGAAGAACTTTGTAAGGCTGTATATCCGCAGCAATCCTGACCTTTATG gTCCCTTTTGGATATGTGCCACACTTGTCTTTACCATTGCTGTTAGTGGCAATCTCTCGAATTTCTTTATACATCTGGGCAAGCCAACATACCACTATGTGCCCGAGTTCAGAAAAG TGTCCATAGCAGCAACAACGATTTATGCATACGCTTGGCTTGTTCCCCTTGCTCTCTGGGGATTCCTGATGTGGAGGAACAGTAAAGTTATGAACATTGTCTCCTACTCGTTCCTGGAGATAGTGTGTGTATATGGCTACTCCCTCTTCATTTACATTCCCACAGCG ATTTTATGGATCATTCCACAAAAAGTGGTGCGCTGGGTCCTGGTGATGTTCTCCCTGTGTCTTTCGGGGTCTGTTTTGGTGATGACCTTTTGGCCTGCTGTCCGAGATGACAACCGGAGGATCGCGCTGGCGACCGTGGGGACGATTGTTCTGCTTCATGCCCTGCTGGCTGTTGGTTGTTTG GCATACTTTTTTGATGCCCCTGAACTGGATTTTCCTGCACCTATTATCCCTGCTCACAATGGAACAACAGTAGTAACAAAGAGTCAGTAA
- the YIPF1 gene encoding protein YIPF1 isoform X1 — protein sequence MATVDDLKFQEFDDAANLLAANPDATTISIDEPVEIPKNQHGRLQESGREEDDELLGTDDSDKTELLAGQKKSAPFWTFEYYQTFFDVDTYQVLDRIKGSVFPVPGKNFVRLYIRSNPDLYGPFWICATLVFTIAVSGNLSNFFIHLGKPTYHYVPEFRKVSIAATTIYAYAWLVPLALWGFLMWRNSKVMNIVSYSFLEIVCVYGYSLFIYIPTAILWIIPQKVVRWVLVMFSLCLSGSVLVMTFWPAVRDDNRRIALATVGTIVLLHALLAVGCLAYFFDAPELDFPAPIIPAHNGTTVVTKSQ from the exons AATTTGACGATGCAGCTAATTTGCTTGCAGCAAATCCTGATGCTACCACAATAAGCATTGACGAGCCAGTTGAAATCCCCAAGAATCAGCACGGCCGTCTGCAGGAgtcagggagggaagaggatgATGAACTACTGGGGACCGATGACTCCGATAAAACGGAG CTGCTTGCAGGACAGAAGAAAAGTGCCCCTTTCTGGACATTTGAGTACTACCAGACGTTCTTCGATGTGGACACTTACCAG GTCCTGGACAGAATCAAAGGTTCGGTTTTCCCAGTACCAGGGAAGAACTTTGTAAGGCTGTATATCCGCAGCAATCCTGACCTTTATG gTCCCTTTTGGATATGTGCCACACTTGTCTTTACCATTGCTGTTAGTGGCAATCTCTCGAATTTCTTTATACATCTGGGCAAGCCAACATACCACTATGTGCCCGAGTTCAGAAAAG TGTCCATAGCAGCAACAACGATTTATGCATACGCTTGGCTTGTTCCCCTTGCTCTCTGGGGATTCCTGATGTGGAGGAACAGTAAAGTTATGAACATTGTCTCCTACTCGTTCCTGGAGATAGTGTGTGTATATGGCTACTCCCTCTTCATTTACATTCCCACAGCG ATTTTATGGATCATTCCACAAAAAGTGGTGCGCTGGGTCCTGGTGATGTTCTCCCTGTGTCTTTCGGGGTCTGTTTTGGTGATGACCTTTTGGCCTGCTGTCCGAGATGACAACCGGAGGATCGCGCTGGCGACCGTGGGGACGATTGTTCTGCTTCATGCCCTGCTGGCTGTTGGTTGTTTG GCATACTTTTTTGATGCCCCTGAACTGGATTTTCCTGCACCTATTATCCCTGCTCACAATGGAACAACAGTAGTAACAAAGAGTCAGTAA